One window from the genome of Pyrobaculum ferrireducens encodes:
- a CDS encoding AAA family ATPase: MSSVDSCQLLAEIYGDDLIENASKLLKEFQAVLLLGPPGTGKTVLGRCLAERLNAMLREVSVHGWFSRMDLIGGYVLQGGETVWKDGVVLEAVRRAETAALSQYYSCPKFFIEVTRDEKHVGRILWSPAKLHYKYMTEVKQGDCVIHAVEKKVERSRRTEKVLVGISRVKNSYKVWEGEDLKECLKKLGSPQEYYSGILNKNKYYVVELEGYTLFTREVTTREVEEKVCISLTGYLGQIKDRGKALEILRLGFQKVEGRAPVLILLDEINRGEPERFLAEVFTALSTPDKKIELGHEAGTVDLNNVYFVATANTADIGVLGGLGFALQRRFKRVVLTPRKEHVEKALRYFRFGDELLTEAVELWQRIEDCIRNSSTIRPEDYLPGWAYFVDYARLRREGFERAEACRNVFGIYDERFGCNVCERQS; encoded by the coding sequence GTGAGCTCTGTAGACAGTTGCCAACTTCTGGCAGAAATATATGGAGATGATTTAATAGAAAATGCTTCGAAGCTACTAAAGGAATTCCAGGCAGTTCTGCTTCTAGGTCCTCCAGGCACTGGAAAGACGGTCCTCGGGCGCTGCCTGGCGGAGAGGCTTAACGCTATGTTACGCGAAGTCTCCGTACACGGCTGGTTTAGTAGAATGGACTTGATAGGGGGCTACGTGTTGCAGGGCGGCGAAACGGTATGGAAAGACGGCGTGGTGCTGGAGGCGGTGAGGCGTGCGGAAACCGCCGCATTATCACAGTACTACTCCTGTCCCAAGTTCTTTATCGAGGTTACAAGAGACGAGAAGCACGTAGGCCGCATCTTATGGAGCCCGGCAAAACTACATTATAAATACATGACAGAAGTAAAGCAGGGCGACTGCGTAATCCACGCTGTCGAGAAGAAGGTAGAGAGATCCCGAAGAACAGAGAAAGTTCTAGTAGGGATCTCCCGCGTCAAAAATTCCTATAAAGTTTGGGAGGGAGAGGATCTGAAAGAATGCCTGAAAAAGTTAGGAAGCCCTCAGGAATATTACAGTGGGATCCTCAATAAAAATAAGTATTACGTCGTTGAACTTGAGGGGTATACGCTGTTTACGCGTGAGGTAACGACCAGAGAAGTCGAGGAGAAAGTATGTATCAGTTTGACGGGTTACCTAGGTCAAATCAAGGATAGAGGGAAAGCCTTAGAGATCTTAAGGCTGGGTTTTCAGAAGGTGGAGGGCCGCGCACCGGTGTTAATTCTCCTTGATGAAATAAACAGAGGAGAGCCAGAGCGTTTTCTTGCAGAGGTCTTTACCGCGCTGTCAACGCCTGACAAGAAGATTGAGCTTGGCCACGAGGCTGGGACTGTAGATCTAAACAACGTCTACTTCGTAGCCACAGCAAATACAGCCGACATCGGCGTCCTAGGAGGGCTAGGCTTTGCGCTACAGAGGAGGTTTAAGCGGGTTGTGCTAACGCCAAGAAAAGAACATGTGGAGAAGGCCCTCAGGTACTTCCGCTTCGGCGATGAGCTTCTCACCGAGGCGGTGGAGTTGTGGCAACGCATAGAGGACTGTATAAGGAACAGCTCGACAATAAGGCCTGAGGACTACCTACCTGGTTGGGCCTACTTTGTCGACTACGCCAGGCTACGTCGCGAGGGGTTTGAACGGGCTGAGGCCTGCCGCAACGTCTTTGGCATATATGATGAGAGGTTTGGCTGCAACGTCTGTGAACGCCAATCTTGA
- a CDS encoding PD-(D/E)XK nuclease family protein — translation MYTNGGEGEELVELNRCTSKFGERPLLMPVKTVALGTSFCLKKAYFMLMADNLPGSHTPYRLTATSQSLHDLLAYVVVPFTFRLLSEYSPRVGGGVDVDRLVDEVWSEVRGDVERYSNVNINYRDLRKTLVSMMRGYAAVVMWLVKYGGFSGDGILVFPERMIVSRPVSDVLAAEELGDFLPVIGVPDVVLVDRSSRRAAVIDWKMAGAGSGNELHYVQLLLYQHILGRLFGDVYAFLVYTTERRGTTKVVSIGRNVNLKEFGVSYDYREVSDRLERARYVAQLLYGLAFCKGMLRVAVGLNKSRGLGIRVFNPERGVGKRNYPCNYCPYKTLCRYRFSRKGELDEEIARLRRGFNKMYRIAVEKKSEEYKNLIDFGACVDFDQMVFKSPRVVELVKWFGREPRPLSDDVMRYSLGRTTVYVFGGDDPLRGSQQRGVFSPILFGRYEDDEVELRSVGGRSQLTAYVRMVSPVFSVRWLPLYMYYRIRPGDRLFQNVKVCKGEVPMNIELRAIAAVENSLVKMVEKGEDLHRWWSSFIKDLVLTAVDEYG, via the coding sequence ATGTATACGAATGGTGGCGAAGGTGAGGAATTGGTTGAGCTGAATAGATGTACAAGCAAGTTTGGAGAGCGCCCTCTTTTGATGCCGGTGAAGACAGTGGCTTTGGGGACTTCGTTTTGTCTTAAGAAGGCGTATTTTATGCTTATGGCTGATAACCTGCCTGGTAGCCATACGCCGTACAGACTTACAGCCACCAGCCAGAGTTTGCATGACCTGCTGGCGTATGTGGTTGTGCCCTTTACATTTAGGCTTCTTAGTGAATACTCGCCGCGGGTTGGTGGTGGAGTTGATGTAGATAGGTTGGTGGATGAGGTGTGGTCTGAGGTGAGAGGCGATGTTGAAAGGTATAGTAATGTTAATATCAATTACCGGGATCTTAGGAAGACTCTTGTGTCTATGATGAGGGGATACGCTGCGGTGGTTATGTGGCTTGTGAAGTATGGGGGGTTTAGCGGTGATGGTATTTTGGTATTTCCGGAGCGTATGATTGTGAGCAGACCTGTTTCTGACGTCTTGGCGGCGGAGGAGTTGGGTGACTTTCTCCCTGTGATTGGTGTACCAGATGTGGTGCTTGTTGACAGGTCTAGCCGCCGTGCGGCTGTGATAGACTGGAAAATGGCCGGGGCCGGGTCTGGTAACGAGCTTCACTATGTCCAGTTATTGCTCTATCAACACATCCTAGGTAGGCTGTTCGGGGATGTGTATGCGTTCTTGGTTTACACAACAGAGAGGAGGGGCACCACTAAGGTTGTGTCGATTGGTAGGAATGTTAACTTGAAGGAGTTCGGCGTGAGTTACGACTATCGTGAGGTCTCCGACAGGCTGGAGAGGGCGAGGTACGTGGCTCAGCTTCTGTATGGCCTTGCTTTTTGTAAAGGTATGTTGAGGGTGGCTGTTGGGTTGAACAAGTCGCGTGGGTTGGGTATTCGTGTTTTTAACCCGGAGCGGGGTGTGGGGAAGAGGAATTACCCATGTAATTACTGTCCCTATAAAACGCTGTGCCGGTATAGGTTTTCTAGGAAGGGGGAGTTGGATGAGGAAATTGCTAGGCTGAGGCGTGGCTTTAATAAGATGTATAGGATAGCTGTTGAGAAGAAGAGTGAGGAGTATAAGAATCTAATCGATTTTGGTGCTTGTGTAGATTTTGACCAGATGGTGTTTAAGAGCCCTAGGGTTGTGGAGCTGGTAAAGTGGTTTGGGAGGGAGCCTAGGCCGCTGTCTGACGATGTGATGCGCTATTCTCTGGGTCGTACTACGGTATATGTGTTTGGCGGCGACGACCCTCTTAGAGGTTCTCAGCAACGGGGTGTGTTTTCGCCTATCTTGTTTGGTAGGTATGAGGACGACGAGGTGGAGTTGAGGAGTGTCGGCGGCAGATCGCAGCTGACGGCGTATGTTAGGATGGTGTCGCCTGTATTTTCTGTGAGGTGGCTTCCTCTGTATATGTATTACAGAATTAGGCCTGGAGATAGGTTGTTTCAAAATGTTAAGGTGTGTAAGGGGGAGGTGCCGATGAATATCGAGTTGAGGGCGATAGCTGCTGTGGAGAATAGTTTGGTTAAGATGGTAGAGAAAGGCGAGGATTTGCATAGGTGGTGGAGTAGCTTCATAAAGGATCTGGTGCTTACCGCAGTTGATGAGTATGGCTAG
- a CDS encoding class I SAM-dependent methyltransferase: MRIRVLRQHYCAKCPIVKRSPRSTGVKMLLEATKNPPKRVLDFGCSNWRNSTYLEKMGAWAVRMDSIPDTKPDVVAYPTHMPFRDRSFDAVLLTHILMFLEDKIHWPVALEEAARVARSHIVVETYKVKHPLALDYGVDELITQLAKWKIVRRNVRRDMQNFVISPAP; this comes from the coding sequence GTGAGAATAAGAGTCCTTAGACAACACTACTGCGCCAAGTGCCCCATAGTCAAGAGAAGCCCCAGAAGCACGGGAGTCAAGATGCTCCTCGAAGCGACAAAAAACCCGCCTAAAAGAGTGCTGGACTTCGGCTGTAGCAACTGGCGCAATTCCACCTACCTAGAAAAAATGGGCGCATGGGCCGTGCGGATGGACTCAATACCAGACACAAAACCCGACGTAGTAGCGTACCCAACACACATGCCATTCCGCGACAGATCATTCGACGCTGTGCTCCTAACCCACATCTTAATGTTCCTAGAAGACAAGATCCATTGGCCGGTGGCGCTTGAAGAGGCGGCGAGAGTCGCAAGAAGCCACATTGTCGTGGAGACCTACAAAGTCAAGCACCCACTAGCCCTAGACTACGGCGTAGACGAGCTGATTACACAGCTGGCAAAGTGGAAAATAGTAAGACGAAACGTGCGTAGAGATATGCAAAACTTCGTCATAAGCCCCGCGCCCTGA
- a CDS encoding class I SAM-dependent methyltransferase, with translation MLTVNFWVEDIVAVVRAKVGNLRRYEVPCAVDVRRMPPLRRYVDMGLAEIRNDVLVVRRDAVTATPLGGAVTKTISCLSTRPTPVKKVAECTGMDVAKTAFVVSLLRVLFPATLEIFGGYSADSVLAQYGVGAKLPARELWDEITKLAERGIVAPNPALIKGGRPTVVRSRAAKYSIPPILAAIDYRDAVVLDVGSGFGTKGAATIRWGARHVILLDIDETILRARGNGLLIDRIVGDAHMLPIRSRGVDVAIFWNVYNFLHRPEEAVAEIKRVAKRAVAFSVYNALSGRYVAYRQFLDTASKWGRVKAVRRLGDSQYQAVVEL, from the coding sequence ATGCTGACTGTAAATTTCTGGGTTGAGGACATCGTGGCCGTTGTAAGAGCGAAGGTGGGGAACCTGAGGAGGTATGAGGTACCCTGCGCCGTGGATGTTAGGAGGATGCCTCCATTGAGACGATATGTGGACATGGGCCTTGCCGAGATACGCAACGACGTCTTAGTAGTGAGGAGGGATGCTGTGACAGCAACGCCCCTGGGAGGAGCCGTGACGAAAACCATATCATGCCTCTCCACACGGCCCACGCCTGTCAAAAAGGTGGCTGAGTGCACCGGGATGGACGTTGCGAAAACAGCATTTGTCGTGTCTCTACTCCGTGTACTCTTTCCAGCAACGCTTGAGATATTCGGCGGATACTCGGCAGACAGCGTATTAGCTCAATACGGAGTAGGGGCAAAGCTACCGGCTAGAGAGCTGTGGGATGAAATCACGAAACTTGCAGAGAGAGGCATCGTAGCACCAAACCCGGCGCTTATCAAAGGCGGCAGACCCACCGTGGTTAGATCCAGAGCGGCGAAGTACTCAATACCGCCGATACTAGCCGCGATAGACTACAGAGACGCCGTGGTGCTAGACGTGGGAAGCGGCTTCGGCACCAAGGGCGCGGCGACGATAAGATGGGGCGCCCGGCACGTAATACTACTAGACATAGACGAGACAATACTGCGCGCGAGAGGAAACGGACTGCTGATAGACCGAATCGTGGGGGACGCACATATGTTGCCAATAAGAAGCCGCGGCGTTGACGTCGCCATCTTCTGGAACGTCTACAACTTCCTCCACAGACCAGAAGAGGCCGTGGCAGAAATCAAGAGAGTGGCAAAGAGGGCCGTCGCCTTCTCGGTGTACAACGCGCTAAGCGGCCGCTACGTCGCCTACCGCCAATTCCTAGACACTGCTAGTAAGTGGGGCCGCGTAAAGGCTGTAAGAAGGCTTGGAGACAGCCAGTACCAAGCCGTGGTGGAGCTGTGA
- a CDS encoding phosphoadenosine phosphosulfate reductase family protein produces the protein MSQLLGFSFLEEPFRAFDEAYLKYRTFVLAFSGGKDSTAVAVLFYKWLKERGVRDVEVVLLHNDTLSEIPDMETWARYFMDQFEEKMKSIGIAVRRIVAAPSPLNTWYWRVYVRGYPASTFNFRWCVDLLKVEPTMRALKELRDYILVVGSRDEESAARAKSMQVRFGKCMREGSCLGAYFAVNNDIPKVAPIRFWSLEDVWRFLKTQRDFDVKPLLRLYLFNGNMGVRYGCWHCTLVKRQWGNYIDDRFLYAEAVRVLYRVVSDMETLRTPKSGGYSRLGPINALGRSIIFNAVRRAEELGGEMFYGLNIEVQLHKLHYTLRVIFYELSEKLADDIISALDPTDRRVSIHNLRDLKSNDGWREALDAIESRVVKRDVDNRVRERLLELLRRLY, from the coding sequence GTGTCTCAGCTACTGGGCTTCTCCTTCTTAGAAGAGCCATTCAGGGCGTTTGACGAGGCTTATTTAAAGTATCGTACTTTTGTGTTGGCGTTTTCGGGGGGCAAGGACTCAACAGCCGTTGCTGTTCTATTTTACAAGTGGCTAAAGGAGAGGGGGGTAAGGGATGTTGAGGTGGTGCTTCTCCACAACGACACGCTGAGCGAGATTCCAGACATGGAGACGTGGGCTAGGTACTTCATGGATCAGTTTGAAGAGAAGATGAAGAGTATCGGCATCGCCGTGAGGAGGATTGTGGCGGCTCCGTCGCCCCTCAACACCTGGTACTGGAGGGTGTATGTGAGGGGGTACCCCGCCTCGACGTTTAATTTTAGGTGGTGTGTTGATCTTCTCAAGGTGGAGCCTACTATGAGGGCGCTGAAGGAGTTGAGGGATTATATCCTGGTAGTGGGCTCACGCGACGAAGAGAGCGCGGCGAGGGCCAAGTCTATGCAAGTGAGGTTCGGCAAATGCATGAGGGAGGGGTCTTGTCTCGGAGCCTACTTCGCAGTAAATAACGACATTCCCAAGGTGGCTCCTATTAGGTTCTGGAGTCTGGAGGACGTGTGGCGGTTTTTAAAAACTCAGAGAGATTTTGATGTAAAGCCTCTGTTAAGGCTGTACCTCTTTAACGGGAATATGGGGGTGAGATACGGCTGTTGGCACTGTACCTTGGTAAAGAGGCAGTGGGGCAACTACATAGATGACAGATTTCTGTATGCAGAGGCTGTGAGGGTCTTGTACCGCGTGGTGTCTGATATGGAGACGTTGAGGACGCCGAAGTCGGGCGGCTATAGCAGGCTGGGCCCTATAAACGCCTTGGGCCGATCCATAATTTTCAATGCGGTGAGGAGGGCCGAGGAGCTAGGCGGCGAGATGTTCTACGGCCTCAACATAGAGGTCCAGCTACATAAACTGCATTACACGCTCCGTGTAATCTTTTATGAACTGAGCGAGAAATTAGCCGACGACATAATCTCGGCTTTAGATCCCACGGATAGGAGGGTCTCTATCCACAATCTTCGGGATTTGAAGTCCAACGACGGGTGGAGGGAAGCTCTTGATGCTATTGAGTCCAGGGTGGTGAAGAGAGATGTGGATAATAGGGTTAGGGAGAGGCTTTTGGAGCTACTGAGACGCCTCTATTGA
- a CDS encoding DEAD/DEAH box helicase: MRPAREEARKYRSLVLCPLFREVVVDERAVKKRTEAHDDFVKKAVLLLSEMEGGCRELRLDLERAQPDAVLECGDKIYVVEVKSYPFAITDEEHYCSSGYLRPYPADFEQAVSYKERAQARTSREIVPVLVYRGIPLGGLRDAPFFIFIKEEEGEYLSGGHVVRGRVASEGQMRGVEHGVYKPGPECCVCASADCPVGRKMRSYLGCAGGRSGGGGVLQLPTDVISAYQRLLVTEWCLARHGTRCVKCGPIYLALSQTTLHRDDLPLTREHVLRAVGQQLLQQLESNRLLVEKSCDVYKESLNKIKIRNGYVVAEGVTRRDFLVMLEYISLLYSLGYGASGGVQSLPVPDKCYRTYHGEVARLVRNTSALPDDGRVFEAYYLPAIVDYLGKRNIDVASAVTSSFGALLGGDVLKKLSESLRSEGGQAVSKVSQFQNEALMEIGKRLSAWLTGSEKKPPFVLMTAPPGSGKTLVFLVAALAVVLAGGKVVIMYPSKKLALQQVQQIYYTLEELNSQPGSRISLAILDGDSTRCSRRRQGPVRSLKCRQGRHSLEFQNGQYLCDGQSVDWFTDCEDGALSRDIIVTNPYKLSSMLMRSQNVATMLADRLRLIVIDEAHTILEPRELDFLTALIHRLFILGGIDRVEKYPAFILSSATITSSGLPFAEEARERLITFRSIGALERVESASPAEVNAFTKQISELLLGGNLANYYETAVIDYYSIGRQSSGKSKVTAPMVIFTNPMESPSGTVQEASVSLMLAAATRLYSGGQYNNFSSVVFFDSKETLAEVASYVRARLVSIEGSPADKTLTKPFFLNCTPGSLCIKGGWNGLKVIKNILMSGSYGELEDFSHLSLFCTRLSELNAAYKYASMMYSGQRAASAQPPKCYDTARQAAEQILRDLIQNVSNLSQRSTLLVHHADLEDSIRYAVERKLEMPGSWYTVLSTSTLELGVNLSGVGAVGQFGLPWLAENVIQRFGRGGRDESVLYSTVGFLFAKNTGEDVALIDEDYAVARLFAFKRTVLPPRNIDRLMSIEELIAYTVFRATGGNEQQVLHAVQNSINYLGIPNNTAPEIFNRINIIFPVMVQIASQQISSQRSTSLNNYKSQISFMLGTLCSQLGNYGGVQLQQMLVNVCKQYKDHLLKFAWEIYYTITQVINNDQAWMQAGSMQRTLLKLQDKILGMILQYYPSSSTRRDIGRLLQLSLIPPMPDPRIIDVTLNKYSISARYRQGYKVSNSSLREAYARSIPLKVDRYEEL; the protein is encoded by the coding sequence ATGAGGCCCGCTCGGGAGGAGGCCAGAAAGTACCGTAGCCTTGTCTTGTGTCCGCTGTTTAGAGAAGTCGTGGTGGATGAGCGGGCTGTTAAAAAGAGGACGGAAGCCCACGATGATTTCGTCAAGAAGGCTGTTTTACTTCTAAGCGAGATGGAGGGTGGTTGCCGCGAGCTGAGGCTGGATCTCGAGCGTGCGCAGCCTGACGCGGTTCTGGAGTGCGGCGATAAGATTTATGTCGTTGAGGTTAAGAGCTATCCGTTTGCTATCACAGATGAAGAGCACTACTGCTCTAGTGGCTACTTGAGACCTTACCCCGCCGATTTTGAACAAGCCGTCTCGTACAAAGAGAGGGCGCAGGCGCGTACAAGTAGGGAGATAGTACCCGTCTTGGTGTATAGGGGAATTCCGCTGGGAGGTCTGCGTGACGCGCCCTTTTTTATATTCATTAAAGAGGAGGAAGGAGAGTACCTGTCTGGTGGACATGTTGTAAGGGGCCGCGTTGCTTCTGAGGGGCAGATGCGCGGGGTGGAGCACGGCGTCTATAAACCGGGACCTGAGTGCTGTGTATGCGCGTCGGCGGACTGTCCCGTAGGGAGAAAAATGCGGAGCTATCTTGGTTGCGCTGGCGGCAGGAGTGGCGGCGGTGGGGTGTTGCAGTTGCCGACTGATGTTATATCGGCATATCAGAGGTTGCTGGTGACTGAGTGGTGTCTGGCTCGCCACGGCACTAGGTGCGTGAAGTGCGGTCCGATCTACTTGGCTCTGTCGCAGACAACTCTTCACAGGGACGATCTGCCTCTGACGAGGGAGCACGTACTGCGTGCTGTCGGTCAGCAACTTCTCCAGCAACTAGAGTCCAATAGGCTTTTAGTAGAGAAGTCCTGTGACGTCTATAAGGAGTCACTGAACAAAATAAAGATTAGGAACGGCTATGTAGTTGCTGAGGGTGTAACGCGCAGAGACTTCTTAGTAATGCTTGAATACATATCGCTTCTCTACTCACTCGGGTATGGCGCCAGCGGTGGGGTGCAGAGCCTTCCTGTTCCGGATAAGTGCTACAGGACGTACCACGGAGAGGTTGCGAGGCTTGTGCGGAACACGTCGGCGTTGCCTGACGACGGAAGGGTTTTTGAAGCATACTACCTGCCAGCTATAGTTGACTACCTAGGCAAGAGAAATATCGACGTAGCAAGCGCTGTTACGAGTTCGTTCGGAGCTCTTTTAGGCGGGGATGTCCTAAAAAAATTATCTGAAAGTTTGCGTAGCGAAGGCGGCCAAGCTGTTAGCAAGGTATCCCAGTTCCAAAATGAAGCTCTTATGGAGATTGGGAAGAGACTTAGCGCGTGGCTGACTGGTAGCGAAAAGAAGCCTCCTTTTGTGCTTATGACGGCGCCTCCCGGATCTGGGAAGACTCTTGTGTTTCTGGTTGCCGCGCTGGCCGTTGTTCTTGCTGGGGGGAAAGTCGTGATTATGTACCCAAGCAAAAAGCTTGCACTGCAACAAGTACAGCAAATCTACTACACACTGGAGGAGCTTAATAGCCAGCCTGGTAGTCGTATTTCCCTAGCTATACTAGATGGCGACAGCACCAGGTGTAGCCGAAGAAGACAAGGCCCAGTGCGCTCGCTGAAGTGCCGGCAGGGGCGGCACAGCTTAGAGTTCCAGAACGGTCAGTACCTCTGTGATGGGCAGTCAGTCGATTGGTTCACCGACTGTGAAGACGGCGCATTGAGCAGAGACATTATCGTGACGAATCCGTACAAGCTGTCTTCTATGCTTATGAGGAGTCAGAACGTCGCAACGATGCTGGCAGATAGGCTGAGACTGATCGTAATAGATGAAGCCCACACTATTCTCGAACCGCGGGAGCTCGATTTTCTGACGGCTCTTATTCACCGCCTGTTTATCCTTGGCGGAATTGATCGCGTTGAAAAGTATCCGGCCTTTATACTCTCCAGCGCTACTATAACTAGCTCGGGGCTTCCCTTTGCGGAAGAAGCCCGCGAGAGACTTATAACGTTCAGATCGATAGGTGCGCTTGAGCGTGTTGAGAGCGCCAGTCCAGCGGAGGTAAATGCTTTTACCAAACAAATCTCTGAGCTACTGCTTGGCGGAAATCTTGCGAATTATTATGAAACCGCTGTTATAGACTACTACAGCATAGGTAGGCAGAGCTCAGGCAAGTCTAAAGTCACAGCCCCCATGGTGATTTTTACAAATCCGATGGAATCTCCCAGCGGCACTGTTCAAGAGGCATCGGTTTCGCTAATGCTGGCCGCCGCAACCAGGTTATATTCAGGTGGTCAGTATAATAATTTCTCTTCGGTTGTATTTTTCGACAGCAAGGAGACACTGGCTGAGGTTGCATCATACGTAAGAGCGAGACTTGTGTCTATAGAGGGATCGCCGGCTGATAAAACTCTGACAAAGCCCTTCTTCCTAAATTGCACCCCCGGCTCTCTGTGTATTAAGGGCGGCTGGAACGGCCTTAAGGTAATAAAAAACATCCTAATGTCAGGTAGCTACGGAGAGCTAGAGGACTTCAGCCACCTATCTCTGTTCTGCACCAGACTTAGCGAGCTGAACGCGGCATACAAATACGCATCAATGATGTATTCTGGACAGCGTGCGGCCTCGGCGCAACCTCCTAAGTGCTATGATACGGCAAGACAAGCCGCGGAGCAAATATTAAGAGATCTTATCCAGAACGTCAGTAATCTGAGCCAGAGGAGCACTCTCCTGGTGCACCACGCGGACTTGGAAGATTCTATAAGATACGCGGTAGAGAGGAAGCTGGAGATGCCGGGGTCATGGTACACTGTCCTGTCCACATCTACTCTTGAGCTTGGTGTGAACCTCAGCGGCGTTGGAGCCGTGGGCCAGTTCGGCCTGCCGTGGCTTGCTGAGAACGTGATTCAGCGCTTCGGTCGCGGCGGGAGAGATGAAAGCGTTTTGTACTCCACAGTTGGATTTCTGTTTGCGAAGAATACAGGCGAAGACGTAGCGCTCATAGATGAAGATTATGCAGTAGCAAGGCTATTTGCATTCAAGAGAACCGTCCTTCCGCCGCGTAACATTGATAGGCTAATGAGCATCGAAGAGCTTATAGCATATACAGTGTTCCGTGCTACAGGTGGTAACGAGCAACAAGTTCTCCATGCAGTACAGAACTCTATAAACTACTTAGGAATTCCTAATAATACTGCTCCTGAGATTTTCAATAGAATCAATATAATCTTTCCAGTTATGGTGCAAATAGCATCCCAGCAGATTTCTTCACAGCGATCAACATCCCTAAACAATTACAAGTCACAGATTAGCTTTATGTTGGGGACATTATGTAGTCAGTTAGGCAATTATGGCGGTGTCCAGCTTCAGCAAATGTTGGTAAATGTTTGCAAACAGTATAAGGATCATCTGTTAAAGTTTGCCTGGGAGATCTACTACACAATTACACAAGTTATAAATAATGATCAAGCGTGGATGCAGGCTGGATCTATGCAACGTACACTCCTGAAACTCCAGGACAAAATATTAGGGATGATTCTTCAATATTATCCGAGTAGTAGTACACGAAGAGATATCGGTAGGCTTCTTCAACTGTCGCTAATTCCGCCGATGCCCGATCCCCGCATTATAGATGTTACCCTAAATAAATACAGTATTTCAGCTAGATATCGACAGGGATATAAAGTTTCGAATTCATCACTAAGGGAGGCGTATGCTAGGTCAATTCCTCTTAAAGTAGACAGATACGAAGAACTATGA
- a CDS encoding A/G-specific adenine glycosylase, with product MTETPPRLRDAETFRRRIIEWYRANGDRGLPWRNTRDAWHILTAALLLRKTTVKQVLEVYEEFIKRFPTPKELAAAHIDEVKSVIRPLGIEHIRATLLKRLAEELVERFGGSVPCDEKALKSLPGVGEYAASEVLLIACNTPRPLLDRNMIRVLERVFGAKSKKKRPHTDRELWELARSIVPDNPELAKEFNFAVLDFARKVCTARAPKCGECPLADMCTYLHTRNTKGRT from the coding sequence ATGACTGAGACCCCACCGCGGCTCCGTGATGCAGAAACATTCCGCAGAAGAATAATAGAGTGGTACCGAGCAAATGGAGACAGAGGACTCCCCTGGCGAAATACCAGAGACGCCTGGCACATCCTAACCGCCGCTCTCCTCCTCAGAAAGACAACGGTAAAGCAGGTTCTAGAAGTCTACGAAGAATTCATAAAGCGGTTCCCCACCCCCAAAGAGCTGGCCGCAGCCCACATCGACGAGGTAAAATCAGTAATAAGGCCCCTGGGGATTGAGCACATACGCGCCACCCTGCTCAAGAGGCTTGCAGAAGAACTGGTCGAGAGATTCGGAGGCTCCGTGCCCTGCGACGAAAAAGCCCTAAAATCCCTCCCAGGAGTAGGAGAATACGCCGCATCAGAGGTACTGCTAATCGCTTGCAACACGCCGCGCCCCCTGCTCGACAGAAACATGATAAGAGTACTAGAGAGAGTCTTCGGAGCCAAATCAAAAAAGAAGAGGCCCCACACAGATAGAGAACTCTGGGAACTCGCAAGATCCATAGTGCCAGACAATCCCGAGCTAGCCAAGGAGTTCAACTTCGCAGTACTCGACTTCGCGAGAAAGGTCTGCACAGCCAGAGCGCCAAAATGCGGAGAGTGTCCACTAGCAGACATGTGCACATACCTCCACACACGCAACACCAAGGGACGCACCTAA